The nucleotide sequence CGGTAATTCTTTTATAGGTAGTGGTAGAAGGCTTTTTGTTTCCTTGTACATCTGTATAGACTCCCTCTATCACAAGTTTACCCTCAGTAATGGTAAAAGTGGTGGTACCATCTTTGGTTGTAAAGGTGTTTCCCGAAAGAGTGTAAGTCAAAAGGTCTTGTTTCTCATAGGAGCAATTACCATTTCTCTTCTTAAACGAAAGACGTTCCATTGTCTTTTCAGTAAAAACAATCGTTTCTTTTAGTGTACATTCTGAAACCGCCTTCGGTTTCCCGTCTATGGTAGACGATTCCATTTGCCACGCTCCTATCAGTTCGGCAGTTTTCTGTGGAGGCTCAGGCGTTTTATCATCTTTGCTTCCGCAAGACGAAATCATTGTGGCAAGGGCAACAAATGCCCCAAATAAAAATTTCTTCATATGTGTTAGTATTTTTAGTTTGAGGGCGCAAAAGTACAAAATTATTTTATCTTCACCAAAAAATCGTCATAACACCCCACACTACCCCATTTTCTCATTTCCCAATTTGCTAATTCTCTAATTATCTCTTCTCCTTTCCGTCCCCACATTCCCCCCCTTTCCGTCGCTACATTCCCCCTCTCCTTGGGAGAGGGACGGGGTGAGGATTCCTCTTTCTTTCGCCTCGAAACCCTGTTTTTACCGTTTTTTGCATCGTTGTATTATATTATGAGTCAATTATTTATATACCCTTCCTATACCAATCGTCCAAGATTCGTATAAGCTTCCTATAAGCTCTCTATAAGCTACCCCCACTCTCCTTACACCCTTTTTTCACCAAAATCTCTCCCAACCTCCTTTTGGAAATCTCCGTTTCCTTCCGAATCCTCCAACCCTCCACATTTGCTAATTTCCTCATTTCCAAATTTTCTAATTTCCCTCTCTTGTGCGGCTCGCACCTTTGGCAAAGTTGATTAGTGGTATTATTGGTATTATTGGCATTTCTGGCATTTCTGGCGTTTATCCCATTTCCTCATTTTCCGCTCATCGCTTTTGCGTCGCCATTCCTACTGCCTATGGTCTAAGGTCTCAAACCTAAAAATCTAAAATAATTTTGTCAATTCAATAAAAGATTGTAATTTTGCTTGTCTAAAAATATATTTTGATAATACAAACGCTTATATGACCATTACCTTAGCCTCACTGAAAATAGGACAAACCGCTGTCATTGCAGGATTTACCCCTGAAAGCCGACAAGAAGTAAGGCAACGATTGCTCGACTTAGGTTTCGTACGCGGGTCAAAAATCAAGATAGAGAACGTCAGTCCCTTATCCGACCCCGTTGCGTATAGCATTCACAACACCCAAATCGCCCTCCGCAAAACTGATGCCCTCTGTGTGCTGATTCAGGTGGCAGAGGATAGGGGTTAGGTGTCAGGAGTGCTACACTTTCCCAAAGTTTTTGCCTGTGCGGCTCGCACCTTTGGCAAAGTTGATAATCCTTGTAAATAAGAAAAAATAAATATAAACAAATCAAACAAACGTTCGGCTTTATACTACAACTATGAAAAACACTTGCGATACTTGTGCCCTCAACCCCTCCGCTTCCCTAAAACCCTTAGGCGAAGAGGCAGGCACTTATAACTATACCATTGCCCTCGCAGGGAATCCTAATACCGGCAAAAGCACCGTCTTCAACGCTCTTACCGGCTTGCGCCAACACACCGGCAACTGGCCTGGTAAAACCGTAACACGTGCCGAAGGCAGTTTCTCATTCCATAAGGAACGATACCGCATCATCGACCTACCTGGCACCTACTCTCTGCTTTCTACTTCCGAAGACGAAGAAGTAGCACGCGACTTTATTCTCTTTGGCAAACCCGATGTAACAGTCATCGTAGTAGATGCAAGTCGTTTAGAACGCAACCTCAGCTTGGCACTTCAAATACTCGAAATCACCGATAAAGCAGTGCTTTGTCTCAACCTGATGGACGAGGCGCGCCGGCATCACATCAATATCGATACGCGCACCCTTTCACGCGATTTGGGCATTCCCGTAGTGGCAACATCTGCACGTACCAAAGAAGGTATCGCCGATTTGCTCTTTGCTATCGAAGAAGTGGTAAGTGGTAAATTCCAAACGAAGAAACAAACCTTTATCGACCTTCCTAAGCAAAATGCCGAAGCCATTGCTGAGTTACAGAAGGCACTTTCTGAACTAAATCCCGATTTACCGAATACACGTTGGCTCTCAATGCGACTCATCGAAGGTGATGAGAGCGTACAAAAAGGTATAGAAGAAGGAGCTTTTTCTGCTGAAAATAATCCCGAAAGGCAGGCGCGTATCTTGCGTATTGCCGAAGAATATCATCATCTCTTAGGCGATACGTACCGCAACGATTTGGTAGAAGCAATCTACGCCCAAGCTACTGCCCTTACCAATGCCTCCGTCAGTACCGATTTTACTGCGCGCTCTTTCCGTATCGACCGCGCAATAGATAAAATCGTAACACATAAAATTTGGGGTTTCCCTATTATGTTTCTGCTCTTGGCAGGTGTGCTGTGGATTACCATTATCGGGGCTAACTACCCTTCGCAATGGCTCTCCGATTTATTTGTAGGGTGGCTCTATCCGCTCCTGAAAAATGGAGCGAATGTCTTGCATTTCCCTTGGTGGCTTAGCGGTTTCCTTATCGATGGAGTGTACTTGGCTACGGTATGGGTCATTTCAGTGATGTTACCCCCAATGGCTATATTCTTTCCGCTGTTCACCCTCCTCGAAGACTTTGGCTACCTGCCTCGTGTGGCTTTTAATCTCGATAAGCTCTTTCGCACAGCAGGCGCTCACGGCAAGCAAGCCCTTACAATGAGTATGGGCTTTGGTTGTAATGCCGCAGGAGTGGTAGCAACACGTATTATCAACAGTCCGCGTGAAAAACTCATTGCTATTATCACCAATAACTTTTCGCTCTGCAACGGTCGTTGGCCTACCCAAATACTCATCGCTACATTGTTCATCGGGGCTTTAGTGCCCAAGCAGTGGAGCGATACAGTAGCAATGCTTGCTGTCATAGGCATAGCCGTGTTGGGTATTGTCTTTTCATTCTTCACCTCGTGGCTATTGAGCAAGACACTTCTCAAAGGCGAATCGTCGTTCTTTGTATTAGAGTTGCCTCCTTATCGTCCACCGCGCTTCTTCCAAACGCTCTACACATCGCTTATCGATAGAACCCTTATCGTACTCTGGCGCGCTGTTGTATTTGCTGCGCCTGCGGGAGCAGTAATATGGCTAATATGCAATCTCCAAATAGCTCACCAGCCCATTGCTCTCTGGCTCATTCAAGGGTTAAACCCCATAGGCGTGTTTATAGGCTTAAACGGCGTAATTCTGCTTGCCTATATCGTTGCCATTCCAGCCAACGAAATCGTCATTCCCACCGTGCTGATGCTCACCACTATGGTCTTAGGGCAAACAGCAGTAGGCGAGGGGGCAGGCGTACTAATGGAAGCCTCAACCTCTCAAGTAGGTACCTTGCTACACGCTGGGGGTTGGACGCTCCTCACCGCCGTGAACCTAATGCTCTTCAGCTTGTTACATAATCCTTGTAGTACTACTATCTATACGATATACAAAGAAACCCATAGCAAGAAATGGACGCTCATTGCTACACTCTTGCCCGTACTATATGGCATAGTAGTGTGTTTTTTGGTGGCAAAACTGTGGTAATAACCCAAAACATTTGCTTTTTTAGTTAAAACAGGCTATCTTTGCACAGATATTTTAATAAGCAATG is from Capnocytophaga ochracea DSM 7271 and encodes:
- a CDS encoding FeoA family protein — encoded protein: MTITLASLKIGQTAVIAGFTPESRQEVRQRLLDLGFVRGSKIKIENVSPLSDPVAYSIHNTQIALRKTDALCVLIQVAEDRG
- the feoB gene encoding ferrous iron transport protein B — encoded protein: MKNTCDTCALNPSASLKPLGEEAGTYNYTIALAGNPNTGKSTVFNALTGLRQHTGNWPGKTVTRAEGSFSFHKERYRIIDLPGTYSLLSTSEDEEVARDFILFGKPDVTVIVVDASRLERNLSLALQILEITDKAVLCLNLMDEARRHHINIDTRTLSRDLGIPVVATSARTKEGIADLLFAIEEVVSGKFQTKKQTFIDLPKQNAEAIAELQKALSELNPDLPNTRWLSMRLIEGDESVQKGIEEGAFSAENNPERQARILRIAEEYHHLLGDTYRNDLVEAIYAQATALTNASVSTDFTARSFRIDRAIDKIVTHKIWGFPIMFLLLAGVLWITIIGANYPSQWLSDLFVGWLYPLLKNGANVLHFPWWLSGFLIDGVYLATVWVISVMLPPMAIFFPLFTLLEDFGYLPRVAFNLDKLFRTAGAHGKQALTMSMGFGCNAAGVVATRIINSPREKLIAIITNNFSLCNGRWPTQILIATLFIGALVPKQWSDTVAMLAVIGIAVLGIVFSFFTSWLLSKTLLKGESSFFVLELPPYRPPRFFQTLYTSLIDRTLIVLWRAVVFAAPAGAVIWLICNLQIAHQPIALWLIQGLNPIGVFIGLNGVILLAYIVAIPANEIVIPTVLMLTTMVLGQTAVGEGAGVLMEASTSQVGTLLHAGGWTLLTAVNLMLFSLLHNPCSTTIYTIYKETHSKKWTLIATLLPVLYGIVVCFLVAKLW